The sequence below is a genomic window from Nitrosomonas sp..
CGTTCGTTGCCCATAGCAGAACGTGAACAGTTGCGTGCGGCGATGTCGTATTCGGAAGATTCTGTGGGTGCGTTAATGGATTTCGACGTGATTACAGTGCGTGAAGATGTCCGTCTTGAAGTTGTGTTGCGTTATTTGCGCCGTCTGGAAGAATTGCCGGATCATACAGATCAGCTGTTTGTGGTCGACAGGAATGAGTGTTTAAAGGGTGTGTTGCTGATCAACCGGATATTGGTCAGTGACCCCGATATGTTGGTTGCCGATGTGATGACCAAGGAGATGGTGACGCTGCATCCCGATGATAAGGCACAGGATGCGGCGCATGCGTTTGAACGATACGATCTGGTTTCGGCGTCTATTATTGATCAGGATAAGAAATTGCTCGGCCGGGTTACTGTTAATTCTGTAATCGATTTTATTCGTGACAAAGCCGAGAATGAAGCATTGCATCTGGCGGGTCTGCGCGAAGAAGAAGATCTTTTTGCGCCTGTGTTGAAGAGCGTTAAAAACCGTTGGGTATGGCTCGCGATTAACCTGGTTACAGCATTTATTGCATCGCGTGTGATTGGTTTATTTGAAGATTCAATAGAAAAGCTGGTGGCATTGGCGGCGCTTATGCCCATTATTGCCGGTATTGGTGGCAATTCAGGCAATCAAACGATTACCATGATTGTCCGTGCGCTTGCTTTGGGGCAAATTAATACCAGCAGCGCCTGGAAGCTCATCAGTAAGGAAATCGGGGTGAGCGCGGTTAATGGCCTGATTTGGGGTGCAGTTGTGGGTATCTTCACTTTTGCGATCTATCAAAACGTTGAACTTGGGCTTGTCATGATGCTGGCGATGCTGCTGAATCTGCTGCTTGCGGCGTTATTGGGTGTACTGATTCCGCTTACGTTACGCAAACTAGGCCGTGATCCAGCTTTGGGTTCCAGTGTCATGATTACGGCGGTAACCGACAGTGGCGGATTTTTCATCTTTCTGAGTCTGGCCACGCTGTTTTTGCTTTAAGCAGTATTGGGGAATAAATACAAAAATTTTTCTTAGGCTCTGTTCCAGTTGATTTTTCACTGAACCTTGTATGCCACTTGACGTGCATAGGATGTCTGACTAACATAGCGTAAGAAAACATACTGTTTAAGTTGTTTTCTATGCTTTTCATTAACTATTATTAACCATTTAAAGGGCTTTATTTATGTCAAAGTTGAAAAAAACTTTATTATGCGGTATTGCTCCACTGCTGGTGGCGAGTATGCTGGGTGTGACAACTCAAGCAATTGCTTCCGGCGAAAGATTATATGGCCGTTTCACAAAAGATAACGAGTTGTATACACCTAGAAATCATCGCGAGTGGGTCTTTATTGGTTCAAACGTTACACCGAATGATATGAATGACGGCGCTGCAGCATTTCCAGAATTTCATAATGTTTATATTGATCCAGGCAGTTACGCACACTGGAAAAAAACCGGCGAATTTCGTGATGATACAGTGATTGTTAAAGAATTGACCAGTGTTGGCGGCAAGGCAGCACCGAGTGGAAACGGTTATTTCCAGGGAGAATACGGTGGCATGGCTGCAATGGTCAAGAGCGCGAAACGTTATCCGGACAGGCCAGGAAACTGGGCGTATTTTGGTTTTCCTGAAGATTCCAGACACGGCGCAATTCAGGAAGATTCAGCATGTTCAGCATGTCATCAACAGAATGCAGAACAGGACCAGGTATTCACACAATTCTATCCTGTTCTTCGTGCAGCCAAACCATAAGTCTATTTGCTTGTTGACATCATGATCAATCGTTTTTCGATTGATAAACGTAACAGAAAAAACGGTTGACTGGATTTATTTCAGTTAACCGTTTTTTTTTTATATTGTTTCTGACTTAGCTCGGGGCAATGAACTGTATCAATTAGCATCCATTTTTATCCCGGCAAAGCAGAGTGAGTGTAGCGTAGCCCGCTCATTTGGAATCCCAAACCTCGTGACTTATGCCGTGTCTGGCCTGTTCTGGGAGCAACAGAAATAATTCACGCATTGAGAATCGTCTCAGGCAAATCTAAAAACTGTTTTTCCATTCTCGTAATGCGGTAAAAACATCTACCGGTTTATTCAGCATTTTTCCTGCATATTGACTGACGGTTTTGATGATTTCCGGTTGCTGACATCGCAAGAAAGGGTTGCAGGCTTTCTCGATTGCTATACTTGTGGGCAATGTGGGCGTGTTTTTGTTGCGTAACAGTTTTGCACGGTGCTCCTGTTTTTCCAGGTCGACATTATTCGGTTCTGCAATCCTGGCAAAGGCGATATTTCCCAGTGTGTATTCATGCGTACAATATACCAGTGTATCTTCAGGCAAGTCTGCCAGTTTTTGTAAGGATCGATACATTTGTTGCGGCGTTCCTTCAAAAACGCGCCCGCAGCCACTGGCAAATAACGTGTCTCCACAAAATAGGATATTTTTGTTTTGGGATTGTTGTGGAGATCCGAAATATGCGATATGTCCACTTGTGTGGCCGGGTATCTCGATAATTTCAAGTGAAAGTTGCGGCATTGAAATATGGATTGTGTCACCTTCCTGAACAGGGTGTGTTACAGTTGAAATTGCTTCCAGCTTCGGACCATAAACAGGTACGTCAAATCGATCCAGTAGTGCTTGATTGCCACCAGTGTGATCGCTGTGATGATGTGTAATCAGGATTGCTTCAAGCTGCAATTGATTCGATTGCAGATAATTTAATGCAGGTGTGGCGTCGCCCGGGTCAACAACTATCGCATGCCTGGAATTATGGATAATCCAGATATAATTATCTCTAAATGCGGGTATTGGACTGATTTGAAGCGCCATCATGCCGGGGGTTTATTGATGTAGAATTGAAAGAATCTGCTGTTTAGCTTAATTTAGAATATAGTATCAGATTACTGTAGTTAAAACGTAGTTAAAACCGTTTTTCATTTTTCAGGCATGACCATACAGACAGCTCAACAATGGTTTGCAACATCGCTGGGGCAATATATTGTTGATAATGAATTTAAATATTTCGATCAGGTTGTCGCCAATATTTTTGGCTATAACGCCATACAAATGGGTATGCCGCAATATGATTTCCTGAGAACAAACAGGATGCCCCTGCGTTTTTTTGTAGGGACTGAAAAAAATAACTCGCTGATCTCTGCTTGTGATTATCTGCCTATAGCCGGTGACACGATTGATTTGATAATTATGCCGCATGTGCTCGAATTTAATGAAAATCCACATCAAATACTTCGAGAGGTATATCGTGTCTTGATACCGGAAGGGCATGTTGTTATTTCAGGATTTAATCCTTTCAGCCTGTGGGGGCTGCACCACCATTTTGTATCTGGCCAGAATGAATTTCCATGGAATGGGAATTTTATTACACTGTCCCGCTTAAAGGACTGGTTAAAATTGTTCAATTTTGAAATGCAAGGTGGAAAACTATGCTGCTACGTGCCGCCTTTCAAGCAGAAAAACTGGCGTCAACGATTTAAGTTTATGGAAGATGCCGGCGACCGTTGGTGGCCTATTTCTGGGGGTGTTTACTTTTTGCATGCGGTAAAACATAAGTATGGTATGCGAATTATTAAGCCGGGCTGGAAAAACAGCTTGGCGGGCAAGAAGAAAATAGCAGCGGCAACCCAGCGAATAAAGCCATGAATATGATCAATTCAGATTAAGTATGGTGAAGGAAAAAGAAGACAAGGTAGTCGAAATTTATACTGACGGTGCGTGCAAAGGTAACCCGGGTATCGGTGGCTGGGGCGCATTATTGAAATACGGGGCACGTGAGCAGGAGATATTTGGCGGAGAAAAACTGACCACCAACAATCGGATGGAATTACTTGCCGTAATCCGTGCGCTTGAGCTGCTAAAACGCCCTTGCAATGTGCGCCTGCATACAGATTCGCAATATGTGCATAAAGGTATCAGCCAATGGATACAAACCTGGAAAGCGCGCAACTGGAAAACGGCCGATAATAAACCGGTCAAGAATGTTGATTTGTGGAAACTGCTGGATCAGTTATCGCAGAACCATGATATCACCTGGTTGTGGGTGCGTGGACATGCCGGACATGAAGGAAACGAGCGGGCGGATATGCTGGCTAACCAGGGCGTGGAAAAAATCAATGCTAAGTGTCAAGCTGAATAATTACTGAGATTCATATGCGACAGATTGTACTGGATACTGAAACAACAGGACTGGAATACAAGCTCGGGCACCGTATAGTTGAGATTGCGGCGGTTGAAATCTGTAACCGACAGCTAACAGGCAACCATTTTCATCACTACCTGAATCCGGAACGGGAGAGTGATGAAGGCGCGCTGCAAGTTCATGGCTTGACCCGCGCTTTTCTGGAGGATAAACCCAAATTCAGGGAAATATACAAAGACTTTCTCGATTTTATCCATGATGCTGAACTGATTATTCATAATGCCCCTTTTGATGTGGGTTTTCTAAATCATGAACTGGGCCTGGAAAAATTGTCCACAGTGAATGCCTATTGTTTACAAATCACCGATACACTTAAGCTGGCAAAAGAACTCCATCCCGGTAAACGTAATAATCTTGATGCCCTGTGCGAGCGTTATAAAATCGATAATTCCAAAAGGACGCTGCATGGCGCTTTACTTGATGCGGAACTCCTGGCAGAAGTGTATCTTTCCATGACGCGCGGTCAAGAGACTCTGTTAATGGATTTGGATATTGTCAGTCCGATCTGTAATCAGGGTGCCGATGAGATAAAAAACCTTAATTTAAGTGTCTTATCTGCAACTGAAATAGAACTTCAACTGCACGCCGAACAGTTAGACCGTATTGAAAAAGAAAGTAATCATCGATGTGTATGGAAAAAATTGGGTTTATGAGTTTGAAGTGGCAAATAATAATACCTTATGCGATTAAAAGAAGACAGTAGGCGCCGTTTCTATCCTGCAAAAGCTGGCCTGTTACGACGTATAGTTACAGGTTATTTGATTGTTGTTGGGGTATTTGCGCATATTGCTGTAATTATTGGTTTTATTGCAGCTTTAAAATATTTTCAGCTGACACCCAATCAATTGCTTGTCAGGGCTGTTGAAAAGAGTCCAATTAACATGCCCGGGTTGGTTGAAGCGATAGCACCAGCCCCTAGATTCTCAGACCACATATTGGATGGCCGGATTCGTGTCAGTTATCCACGGATAGTGTTACCTGAATTATCCGGCTGGTCCGGTCAGGGAATGCCGGATTTAATTGCGCAGCGCATTGCTTTGTACTCCAAAATCGGTATCCTTGATTTTGATCCTTGCAAACCGTCTTCCGATATCCTGATGTTATCCGCTTGTTGGGTCAGTCAAGGTGATCAGCAAACTGCATCGCAACTCATTGAGAATCTTAAGCAATTCAAGCAAGAAACACCTACAGCAAGTGGAAATTACCAATATGGCTGGCAATTGGCATTCGCTTATAATTTAATTGCGAATTACTCAGGTTTGTCACAAAATGATCGCGTACAAATTGAAACAAAAATTGAGCAGCTTCTACAAAGTTACTTGAGATTGCTCGATGATCCCTCTCCATCGTTGTGGCATGGACGCGCTTCGCTGGCGTCAATTGCCTGGCTGAATGCCGTAACCCTCAACGCAACACCTGAAGATAAACATCGTTATCAATTAATCGCACGTGCTCAAGGCCATTTTCTCGATGTGATCAAGGCACTTGAAATTACCGAGGGATGGCCGGAAGGTTTTAATTACTGGATACAAAATCGCGGTTTTATTATCAGCCTGGCTGCGAGCGCCTATGTGAATGGGTTGACCAATTCACAGCACACAGAACGCGTTGTATATATTTTAAAACGTATTGGACTTTGGCATATCTATGCCACTCGTCCCGATAATCGGATTGAGAATCTGGGTGACGAGGGCTCCAGGGTTGATCTCAAAGATGAAACGCGCCGAGTTATCGACATCATTGCTCAGACCACGCGTGAGCCGGTGTTTGTGAATTACTCGAACTATTTACAACAATTGCATGGTGCGGAAAGTTATTTTCACGGATATCGTTGGGGAATCAGGCTGTTTAACGATCCGACCATTGCGAATACGGCTTTAACTCGTTCGTACGAAGTGTTGCGTCAAAACACCGCAAATTTGAATTATTTTGAAACGCAGATACCGCTTGCTGATTTGTTTGGCCGTGGCGGCCTTAACCAGGCTTATATTCGCTCGGATTGGTCGCCTGAGGCCACGTTTATCAGTTTCCGTGCGGGACACATATTCACGCATCATGGCCATTACGACGCCGGACATTTTACGATATTTAAAGGCGCGCCCCTGGCGATAAACAGCAGTGCATACGGCGAATACTTCGGCGCCAACCGGCTCAACTATTCCATTCGGACTGTTGCAAAGAATTCGTTGTTAATTTTAAGGCCGCATGAGAAGGTGCAACCGAACCGTTTTTTTGAACAAAATGTATCTGACGGTGGGCAGCGAATAGTTTTTCCTACCGGGAGTGCAGTACAGAGTGTCAACGACTGGCGCAGGAAACACAATGCTGCCCCGTATTTAAGTGGCGGTAAAATAAACCATTTTCACACGATCGACAGGGAATATACCTATATTTCCTCGGATCTGACGAATGCCTATAACACACCGGCTCATGATGAAGGCGGTCGCGGCGGGAAAGTCAATGAAGTTAAACGCGATCTGGTGTATTTGGCCAATGAAGACCGTGTGCTGGTTTACGATCGTGTCGTAAGTACGGATCCGTCGTATACCAAGAAATGGCTGCTGCATACAGTGAATCAGCCTCAAGTGAAGAATGCTACAGCGCTGAAGGGAGAATTGACCAATGGAATTTCTGAGACAACCGATTCTGTTGCTTTAATCAAGAATGATTCCGGACATTTGCGTATTGACCGTATTTACCCGGAAGATGCAAAGATCAGATTGGTTGGCGGGCCTGATTATCAGTATTATGTAGAGTCTGATGGCGATGAAACCGTGCTGGATGGCGAGAATTTTTCAAGTGGGGCTTCCTTTCATCCCTGGTTTGATATCGGAATGTGGCGTATTGAAGTTCAACCCGGAGCACCGCGATTGAGAGATGAGTTCCTTATTGTCTTATCACCCAGCCTGAATGCGCCGCGTGCTGATAAACCCAATCATCTGCTGATCAACGGCATGGCTGCAAAAGGCATAGAAACCGCACAAAACATTGTGGTATTTGCTGAGACTGTGGCGCATGGTGAATTTGAAATCATATCCGGGAGTCATTTGTCGAAACAAAAACAGCGCACCTTATATGTTTTTGGAATGCCGATAGGTATGCAGGTAAAGGTAAATTATGGCGCGGAAGAGCGCATAATTGCTGTAAATTCAAGTGGCGTTTTGGTTACCCCGCTTAATACAGCTGCTGCGCGGATCGCCTTGAGTTGGTAAATGTTATGGATGATTACTCATTGGTATCCAGTAGGCTATCCAGTTGAAGGAGTACTGGCATCCCGGTGGAAATTATCCTATGATTGCCTTTTTATATCATTTCGATCAATTGAGTCTGAAAGGGAACAGCAGTAAATGGAATGGGTGTTAGCCATCGTCGTGTTGACAATAGCCTGTATGGTTTTATGGTTCTTTTCCTCTAAACGGGTTTCACTTGAGCCTGGACAATTGGCGCCTGATTTTAAATTAACTGACCAGAATGGGAATGTGCAGACTCTAGCAGATTTCAGGGGGAAATGGCTGGCGTTATATTTCTATCCAAAAGATGATACCCCGGGGTGCACCCGTCAGGCGTGTGCGTTTCGTGACGATCTGGACAAATTAAAGGCGCTGGATGCAGAAGTAGTCGGCGTTAGCGTGGATACGGTTAATAGTCATGTTGATTTTGCCCGGAAATTTGGCTTGCAATTTCCACTGCTGGCCGATACGGCTGCAGAAACGGCTACGCATTATCGTTCGCTGTTGAATCTGGGTATTGTTAAATTCGCCAAACGGAATACTTTTTTAATTGACCCGTTTGGTAAAATTGCCCGGGTATATCTTTCGGTAAATGCCTCACATAATTCAAATGAAATTGTTTCAGATTTAATGTATCTAAAAAACATGAATAGTGAGAATGAATAGACGAACGAGAATATCCTGGTTTCGTGTCATTGATGGGGAGCTATTGGAGCTGTTTGGAATCAATCAAAAATCATGAGACCGGGAATAAGTATAAGGCGGAACCGCATAAACCCATACTTATTGTAGGCAGGAGTATCAAATATAATGGCAAATTTTACAGAAGAGCAATTAACACAGATCAAATCTGCTTTGCACAAACGTTATCTGGAACTGCAGGAAGAAGTGCGAAGTGAGCTTGTGCAGAGCAGTGAAGAATTTGATATTCGAGAGGCAGATGATATCAATAATATTTTGGCTGATGTCGATACCGCATTAGTTGATAAGCAAATCAATGAAATGCGTGAACTTGAAATGTCCGAGAAATATCTGATGGAACTTGAGTTTGGTGATTGTGTTGATTGCGGAGAGGAAATTGGATTTGAACGATTAATCGCAAATCCCTCTGCGCAACGTTGCATCGAATGTCAACGGAAATATGAGAAATTATTTCCGCACGACTCGAATCCATCGTTGTAGCTGTTTCGATATTGCCGGGACGGATTGCTGCTTAACTTCTGAGCAAAACCAATACTGCGCCGCCGCCGCCATTCTCCGGTCTGGCCTGGCAAAAGGCGAGTACAGACTGATGTTGTGCTAACCAGTTGCCAATACTGTTTTTCAATACAGGAATCCGGTCTTTGGAACTGAGTCCTTTGCCATGTATGATTTTTATGCACCGGAAATTGTTTTCCTGGGCGCTATTTAAAAAAACTGCCAGCTCTCTTTTTGCAGTTTTCTGGATGAGCCCGTGCAGGTCCAGGCTGTCCTGAATAGGCCAGTAACCGCGTCTTAAACGGCGCAAGGTTTGCCGTGAAACACCTGATCGTAGAAAAGACCATTCGTCGTCGACGTCAGTTTCCATAATATTTGCGTCGGAAACGGTATCGGTCTCAGAGAATTGTTCGTATGCGTTTTTTTGCCGCGGCACAGGCTCCGGTTTCAACGCTTTCAGAATGGTCTTGTCAGACGCAGCTAATGGCGCAACATCTTGCATTGCTGCACGAAACAAGTTGCTGTCGTTCATATCCGCAGGCGTTAAGCCATTCTTTTTGGTCATTTGTCGATTGCGTCAGGCGTGTAGGCAGGTAGAATTTCTATAAGTTATCGAAATATTTTTCAGCATCAAGCGCCGCCATGCAGCCACTGGCGGCGCTGGTTACTGCTTGTCGGTAGATATGGTCCTGTACATCGCCTGCCGCAAAAACGCCGGGAATGCTTGTTGAGGTTGCACTACCCTGATTTCCGCTGCGCGTGATGATATAACCGTTTTCCATTTCCAATTGACCGGCGAAAATATCCGTATTGGGTTTATGTCCAATGGCGATAAAAACACCATGAACATCGATTGTTTTGGCGGTCTCATCTTGTGTGCTTTTGATGCGCATGCCGGTTACGCCGTTATCATCACCGAGTACTTCATCGAGGACGTAATTCAGTTCCAATTTAATGTTGCCGTTGCTGGTTTTCTCCATTAGCTTATCGATAAGAATCTTTTCGGAACGGAATTGTTCCCGTCGATGCACAACTGTAACCTTTCGGGCGATATTGGAAAGATACAGTGCTTCCTCTACGGCAGTATTGCCGCCGCCAATAACGGCAACATCCTGTCCCTTGTAAAAAAAACCGTCACAGGTTGCGCAGGCTGATACGCCGCGTCCCATAAACGCTTCTTCAGACGGGATGCCAAGATATTTTGCAGATGCGCCCGTGGCGATAATTAACACATCACATGTGTATGTTCCCTGGTCACCTGTTAATGTGATCGGTTTTTCCTTGAGTTTGGCCGTATGAATATGATCGAAAATAATTTCAGTATTAAACCGTTCTGCATGCTTTTGAAAACGCTCCATAAGCTCAGGACCTTGCACCCCCGCTGCATCAGCCGGCCAGTTATCGACATCGGTAGTTGTCATCAATTGGCCGCCCTGTTCCAGTCCGGTGATAATGACAGGGTTTAAATTTGCACGCGCTGCATAAACAGCAGCGGTATAGCCGGCAGGGCCGGAGCCGAGAATTAAAAGTGGGCAGTGTCTTGTCGTCATCATCTCAACCTGTTTTTGAAAAATGCGTCAACTATACTGAGTAATGCGCTTGATCTCAAGTTGAGCGAATTCATTTAAATGACATCAGTAAAAATTCAGAGCCTCAGAGAAAAGAGGTAAGAAAAAAAATGTTGACGGAGAATAGAACAACAAATACCTGTAGCTTGTCATGGAATTTTTCAAAAGATTTTGAAAAAGGGAAGAAAAAAGGCGATTTAAGCGCAGCTTATGCGAAGTTTCTAAAAAATATATGACTTATGTGAAGTGAAATACTCGCGTAAAATACGAATCTTCTGGATATAACGCCCTGGTAGCTCAGTGGATAGAGCAACCCCCTCCTAAGGGGTAGGTCGCACGTTCGATTCGTGCTCAGGGCGCCAAAATAATCATATAGTTAATACTTTTTAGCTAGTGAATATATTTATTAGGGTTACTCTGGGGTTACGAGTGGCTGATATGGTAAACGAGAGATAATAAGACTAGAGTATTTATGATTAATACTTAATCTGGAGGGTGTCGATAGTCGCACTCAATCTGATTTTGTTAATTTCTCAAAGGATTGGTTTGCATTTGATTTGTTAAATTAAATGCTTTAACGCTTCAAAAATTAAATAAAAAAGTTAAGGACTTTTATTTTTTGATGCACTAAGTTTTTTGCGAGGTTTGCATTGCCCGCATAATTCTAAATTTCTAAAGTACCTTGGAAAGCACTTAAATAGCCTTTCTAGCTCTAATAAATGTCCTAATACTAAAGAACGTATAAACAAAGTCGTAAATCAAATTATTTGTGGCGAAATGTGAACTTTATTTTAAATAGGGGAGAGAGTTACAAGAGTTTAATTGATTGTGTTGACTACTTTTAGTAGAATGTATTAAACCGCGTGTAAGGTTATATATTATTTATCTTAGTTTTAATGGGGCTGTCTTTAACCTTGAATAAGTCATGAGCGGCATTCAAGAACAGTTGTTCAATTTGCAAATAGCTCAACTGGGGCATGATGAGTTATTTCATAAAGAAATTACGCGGCTTAGCATACATCAGCGCCTAAATCATATGGCCCTGCATTTTGCTAAATATTCCGGCAAAATCTGCGATTGTATCTTGAACAATCCCAATGAACAAACTCTAAAAAGAGTTGTTATTGATTCTTTCATTATATCAGTAACATGTGCAAACATTCTCAATCTGCGTATTTCTGACAGATTAATCCCTTCTGACAAACAAAAATTTTCGAGCTTAGATGAACTAGGCAATGATTTAATCAGGCAATTAGGAGTTGATATCCATGACTCCTTATGGCTAATAAAAGCTTTTCCTGTTGTTGCTGGAGAATTCGCTAAAGCTTGTGAATCAGTCGATCATCTCGAATCTTTTAGATACAGAGAATCAATGATTGATAGTGTTACAAGAATATGTTCGCTCATACTTGTCGCTGCATCGCAGTTAAAGGTCGATTTAGTCTCCGAAACGCCATTACGATTAAACGAAGTCAAGAAAAAATCTATTTTCTTTGACCATTACACAAACCTTTAGATCAAAAAATTACCGACATGGCATTTTGGAGTAGTCAAACCCTTGAGCAGAAATTACCTTGTCTGATTTCTCCTTTTAACCCTTCTAACATAGATCAAGCGTCGTACGCTCTTGAAATTGGGAATGAAATTTTTGTTACAAAGGATCATCGTAATTTTAATGATCCCCATGCTAAGACAATTTTGCTAGAAAACCAAGATTTTGTTATTCCACCTGGGCAATTTGCGTTTTTATTAACCAAAGAATGCATAAGAATTCCAAAAGATGCTATTGCCTTTATATCGATTAGAGCGCAATTCAAACATAAAGGACTTGTAAATATTTCGGGATTTCATGTTGATCCTGGGTTTCATGGCAACTTGTTGTTCTCATTCTATAATGCTGGGCCAACTCCTATTCATCTGAGCCAAGGGTTGCCTTTTTTCTTAATATGGTTTGCCGATCTTGATCATGAAGACAGTAAATATAGAAAAGAGCAAGGTTATAACAGTATTCCAGTGAACGTTTTGAATCAAATTTCTACTGACGAAATTTATTCATTGCAAACTCTAACAAAAGAATTTCGTGATGTTGAGTCAAAAGTATCTGATAAACTAAATCAAATTGAATCAATTAATAAAGAGATAATAATTACTAAAAGGGTAGTATGGACTATGGTTATAGCTATTATTTCAATAGTGACATATTTTAGTTCATCATTCATTAGCATGGGAAAATTTGTTATTGAGCAAAAGGAGGCTATTTATAACATACTTGAATATAAAGAAGTTTTAGATAATCTAGTTGATGAAAAAAATTCAGGAGAGCCATTTGGTTTAACCATAACTGAGGATCATTCAAAAAATTTAGACAATAAATGATTCAGGCAAGTGAACTCTATGATCAATATTGGAAATTCGCAGAAGAGCGACAGAACATTTTTTTTAAACGTTTAGCAGGGCAAAATAGCAGTTTAACAAAAGATTTTATTTTAAAGTCTTACCGTTTTACTAACGCTTATCGCGCTTCTGACAGAGTCAGCCAGTATCTTATCCGCCATGTTATTTTTTCCGGCGATCAATCTCCCAAAGAAGTTTTTTTCCGTACCCTACTTTTTCGCTTCTTCAATCGTATTTCAACTTGGGAAAAACTGTGCACTGCCTTAAAAGGACAAATCAGCTATGCTGATTATGATTTCCGACTGTATGACGCTATTCTGACGTCGTTTATTAATGGCAAAAATAAAATATACTCAGCAGCATATATCATGCCATCTGGTATCCGAGAATTTGGTTATCCACGCAAGCATCAGAATAATCTGAAATTACTGGAATGCATGATGCGAGATAATGTTCCAGATCGTATTACGGGTATTGGGAATCTTGAGAAAACTTTCAATATATTAAGAAGCTACCCAACCTTGGGTGATTTTCTGGCTTATCAATATGCTATCGATCTTGCTTATAGCGATCTTGAATGTGGT
It includes:
- a CDS encoding putative DNA base hypermodification protein → MIQASELYDQYWKFAEERQNIFFKRLAGQNSSLTKDFILKSYRFTNAYRASDRVSQYLIRHVIFSGDQSPKEVFFRTLLFRFFNRISTWEKLCTALKGQISYADYDFRLYDAILTSFINGKNKIYSAAYIMPSGIREFGYPRKHQNNLKLLECMMRDNVPDRITGIGNLEKTFNILRSYPTLGDFLAYQYAIDLAYSDLECGLESDFIAPGPGALRGIKKCFSDISKFSPAEIIHYVTDRQNEEFSIRGISFKKLYGRDLQLIDCQNIFCEIDKYARAYRPDLTAGGRTRIKQKFSLSNEPIKLFYPPKWGINDQIPEYYRS